Proteins encoded in a region of the Triplophysa rosa linkage group LG6, Trosa_1v2, whole genome shotgun sequence genome:
- the epc2 gene encoding enhancer of polycomb homolog 2 isoform X2, translating into MSAMFSHQPRKKSPWKTTITRSDMPLTTGFRSKEHHLQRAISAQQVFREKKESMVIPVPEAESNVTYYDRLYKGEFRVPKQLIYVQPLGLDYELPDYDMDSEDETLLNRLNRKMELKPVQFETMMDRLEKASTNQLVTFQEAKLLLNEDDYLLKSVYDYWVRKRKNCRGPSLIPHIKQEKRDGSTNSDAYVAFRRRTEKMQTRKNRKNDEASYEKMLKLRREFSRTMSILEMIKKREKSKRELLHLTLEVVEKRYQIEDYSGEILNEVTAPLAEKPIYAAPISLPNGNRHKTESKIKSHKSGPKHMHPFTVKAEPHFDFVHSYKNYTKRPRLEVLRQPGRPERQPIVNKADIKQYDFHSSGEEDYPLSPASEPDEENDPDGIFAFRRKAGCSYYAPLTEQSCAPHRQQTDQDQLWQRNCLTALSVPRCCTAVACRRVGRGGRVLLDRTSSDLDRTLRHLDPDVFYPSSDSRVPDLPVHTNTNSHTFSTSSPQCSLTQILSDIKACRWKFFRPRPLQENSRGEDKKGTQQVEKSGVSPLSNGVSGGITEEQFQSHQQQLVQMHKQLKQQELQLNSTAPEPRTHPPNTVSSDCMSKTLDSASAHFAASAVVSTPNNENRPQGASVNGILPNSGNFRQAKLNRSAQSGGPQLPVPQSLPHGRSHLSTVSAVSPAHMHHSARPCAPSALKLASVASSLDRVSKVTPTSAIDSIARENHEPERLALNGLSETTVAMEVT; encoded by the exons ATGTCCGCCATGTTTTCACACCAGCCGAGAAAAAAAAGCCCGTGGAAAACCACCATAACTCGCTCAGATATGCCTTTAACAACCGGCTTTCGGTCGAAG GAACACCATCTCCAGAGGGCCATCTCCGCCCAGCAGGTGTTCAGGGAGAAGAAGGAGAGCATGGTCATCCCTGTGCCCGAGGCCGAAAGTAACGTCACGTACTACGACCGCCTTTATAAAGGAGAGTTCCGCGTCCCTAAACAGCTCATCTACGTCCAGC CTCTTGGTCTGGATTACGAACTGCCCGACTATGATATGGACTCAGAAGACGAGACTTTATTGAACAGACTGAACCGTAAGATGGAGCTCAAACCTGTGCAGTTTGAGACCATGATGGACCGGTTAGAGAAAGCCAGCACCAACCAG TTGGTCACTTTTCAAGAGGCCAAGCTGCTGCTAAATGAAGATGACTACCTGTTGAAGTCAGTGTATGACTACTGGGTAAGGAAGAGGAAGAATTGCCGGGGTCCGTCGCTCATCCCGCATATCAAGCAGGAGAAGAGAGACGGCTCCACCAACAGTGATGCTTACGTGGCTTTCAGGCGTCGCACGGAAAAGATGCAGACGAGAAAG AATCGCAAGAATGACGAGGCGTCTTACGAGAAGATGCTGAAGCTGAGGAGAGAGTTCAGTCGAACCATGAGCATCCTGGAGATGAtcaagaagagagagaagagtaaAAGGGAACTGCTGCATCTCACGCTGGAGGTGGTTGAGAAAAG gtaTCAGATTGAAGACTACTCTGGAGAGATCCTTAATGAAGTCACTGCCCCTCTGGCAGAGAAACCCATTTACGCCGCACCCATATCCTTACCCAATGGCAACCGGCATAAGACCGAAAGCAAAATTAAG TCACACAAATCTGGACCCAAACACATGCACCCCTTTACAGTCAAGGCCGAACCTCACTTCGACTTTGTGCATTCTTATAAGAATTACACAAAGAGGCCCAGACTGGAGGTGTTGCGCCAGCCTGGTCGGCCAGAGCGGCAGCCAATCGTCAACAAGGCAGACATTAAACAGTATGACTTCCACAGCTCAGGAGAGGAAGATTACCCACTG TCTCCAGCATCCGAGCCGGATGAAGAGAACGATCCAGACGGAATCTTTGCTTTCAGACGGAAAGCTGGCTGCAGTTACTATGCT CCGTTGACTGAGCAGAGCTGCGCTCCACACCGGCAGCAGACGGATCAGGACCAGCTTTGGCAGAGGAACTGTCTCACCGCCCTCTCGGTGCCCAGATGCTGTACCGCGGTAGCATGCAGGAGGGTGGGCAGAGGTGGCAG GGTTCTTTTGGATCGCACCTCCTCGGATCTAGACCGGACCCTCAGGCACCTGGACCCTGATGTGTTTTATCCGTCCTCTGACTCTAGAGTACCTGACCTTCCcgtccacacaaacacaaactctcATACATTCTCCACATCGAGCCCTCAGTGCTCACTAACTCAGATTCTGAGTGACATTAAGGCCTGCAGGTGGAAGTTTTTCCGCCCTCGGCCTCTGCAGGAAAACTCAAGGGGTGAGGACAAAAAAGGGACTCAACAGGTGGAGAAAAGCGGAGTGTCGCCTCTGTCTAATGGTGTGTCAG GTGGGATCACAGAAGAGCAGTTTCAGTCCCATCAGCAGCAGCTGGTTCAGATGCACAAACAGTTAAAACAACAGGAACTCCAGCTGAACTCAACAGCACCAGAACCCCGCACACACCCACCT AACACTGTCTCTTCTGACTGCATGTCTAAGACTTTGGACTCAGCCAGTGCACATTTTGCTGCGTCTGCAGTCGTCAGCACTCCCAACAATGAAAACAGACCCCAGGGTGCTAGTGTGAATGGCATCCTTCCTAATTCAGGCAA CTTTAGACAAGCCAAATTGAACCGCTCCGCACAGAGTGGAGGCCCCCAGCTGCCTGTACCTCAGTCTCTGCCCCACGGCCGCAGTCACCTGAGCACTGTGAGCGCCGTCTCTCCAGCACACATGCACCACAGCGCCCGTCCGTGTGCTCCCTCAGCCTTAAAGCTGGCCAGCGTCGCAAGCAGCCTGGACCGGGTATCAAAAGTCACCCCCACCAGTGCCATCGATAGCATTGCCAG GGAGAATCACGAACCGGAAAGGCTTGCTCTCAATGGCTTATCAGAGACCACAGTTGCCATGGAGGTCACATAA
- the itm2bb gene encoding integral membrane protein 2Bb isoform X1, giving the protein MVKVSFNKALAQKDPKKDSETLISSVQDLEGAVFVRQQSKVWCWCFCLGLALVLSGVLVGGAYLYRYYVQEGRGYLEPIPVSWATDGDEPEGVFFCGVGYFEENYDVTDEMDVNLPLRYIEENVSFLENDEVELIRVPVPEFRESDPADIVHDFKMRLTAYLDLDLDKCYIITLNISIVMPPKDFQDFLRNINAGTYLPQSYLVHEEMMITEKLESTSELGFSINKLCKDKDVYRLQRRDTILGMQKREALNCRKIRHFENKFVVETMICEP; this is encoded by the exons ATGGTCAAAGTATCTTTTAATAAGGCGCTCGCCCAGAAGGATCCAAAAAAGGACAGTGAAACTCTCATTTCAAGTGTTCAG GATCTGGAGGGGGCTGTGTTTGTGCGTCAGCAGTCTAAGGTGTGGTGCTGGTGCTTCTGTCTGGGATTGGCTCTTGTGCTCTCAGGTGTACTGGTGGGCGGAGCTTACCTGTATAGGTACTATGTGCAGGAG GGTCGCGGGTACCTGGAGCCTATCCCTGTATCTTGGGCCACAGATGGG GATGAACCGGAGGGTGTGTTTTTCTGTGGGGTGGGATACTTTGAGGAAAACTATGATGTGACAGATGAGATGGATGTGAATCTACCGCTGAGGTATATTGAGGAGAACGTGAGCTTTCTGGAGAACGATGAGGTGGAGCTCATTAGAGTACCGGTGCCGGAGTTCAGAGAAAGCGACCCGGCTGATATCGTGCATGACTTTAAAATG AGGCTGACTGCTTATCTGGATCTGGATTTGGACAAGTGCTACATCATTACTCTCAACATCTCTATCGTCATGCCACCCAAGGACTTTCAAGATTTTCTGAGAAATATCAAT gCAGGAACCTATCTTCCTCAGTCATACCTGGTGCATGAAGAGATGATGATTACAGAGAAGCTGGAAAGCACCAGTGAGCTGGGTTTTTCCATCAATAAACTGTGCAAAGACAAAGACGTGTACAGACTGCAGCGCAGAGACACAATACTGG GCATGCAGAAGCGCGAGGCCCTGAACTGCCGCAAGATTCGCCACTTTGAAAACAAGTTTGTTGTGGAGACCATGATCTGTGAACCTTGA
- the med4 gene encoding mediator of RNA polymerase II transcription subunit 4: MAAAEKPTKEKLLSTLDDIEVLSRELIEMLALSRTQKLPQPGEDTQILELLVQRDKEFQELMQTAVVQGRVNQEMQTLEKEVEKRDTDIQQLQKQLKEAEHILATAVYQAKEKLKSIEKARKGSISSEEIIKYAHRISASNAVCAPLNWIPGDPRRPYPTDLEMRSGMLGHMSNMSTNGVNGHLPGDALAAGRLPDVLTPQYPWPSTDVSMGILPPHHGNDFGLEPPGHNKENEDDVEAMSTDSSSSSSDSD; the protein is encoded by the exons ATGGCGGCGGCGGAAAAACCCACGAAAGAAAAGCTGTTGTCCACTTTGGATGATATTGAAGTTTTATCtag AGAGCTTATAGAGATGCTGGCGCTGTCCAGGACACAGAAGCTGCCCCAGCCGGGAGAGGACACGCAG ATTTTGGAGCTGTTGGTGCAGAGAGATAAAGAGTTCCAGGAGTTAATGCAGACGGCTGTGGTGCAGGGCAGAGTGAATCAGGAGATGCAAACGTTGGAGAAGGAGGTGGAGAAGAGAGACACTGATATCCAGCAGCTCCAGAAACAACTCAAAGAGGCAGAACACATACTG GCCACTGCTGTCTACCAAGCCAAAGAGAAACTCAAGTCTATTGAAAAAGCCAGGAAAG GGAGTATCTCTTCAGAAGAAATCATTAAATATGCTCACAGGATCAGTGCCAGTAATGCAGTGTGTGCACCTCTAAACTGGATCCCAG GTGACCCACGCAGGCCGTACCCCACTGACCTGGAGATGCGTAGTGGAATGCTCGGTCACATGAGTAACATGTCAACCAATGGTGTGAATGGACACCTGCCTGGAGACGCACTGGCTGCTGGGAGATTACCAG atGTGCTAACCCCACAGTATCCTTGGCCGTCCACTGATGTTTCCATGGGGATTCTGCCTCCTCACCATGGCAACGATTTTGGCCTAGAGCCACCCGGTCATAACaaagaaaatgaagatgatgttgaggCTATGTCAACAGA
- the epc2 gene encoding enhancer of polycomb homolog 2 isoform X1: MSKLSFRARALDAAKPLPIYRNRDLPDLTDCVSINRAVPQMPTGMEKEEETEHHLQRAISAQQVFREKKESMVIPVPEAESNVTYYDRLYKGEFRVPKQLIYVQPLGLDYELPDYDMDSEDETLLNRLNRKMELKPVQFETMMDRLEKASTNQLVTFQEAKLLLNEDDYLLKSVYDYWVRKRKNCRGPSLIPHIKQEKRDGSTNSDAYVAFRRRTEKMQTRKNRKNDEASYEKMLKLRREFSRTMSILEMIKKREKSKRELLHLTLEVVEKRYQIEDYSGEILNEVTAPLAEKPIYAAPISLPNGNRHKTESKIKSHKSGPKHMHPFTVKAEPHFDFVHSYKNYTKRPRLEVLRQPGRPERQPIVNKADIKQYDFHSSGEEDYPLSPASEPDEENDPDGIFAFRRKAGCSYYAPLTEQSCAPHRQQTDQDQLWQRNCLTALSVPRCCTAVACRRVGRGGRVLLDRTSSDLDRTLRHLDPDVFYPSSDSRVPDLPVHTNTNSHTFSTSSPQCSLTQILSDIKACRWKFFRPRPLQENSRGEDKKGTQQVEKSGVSPLSNGVSGGITEEQFQSHQQQLVQMHKQLKQQELQLNSTAPEPRTHPPNTVSSDCMSKTLDSASAHFAASAVVSTPNNENRPQGASVNGILPNSGNFRQAKLNRSAQSGGPQLPVPQSLPHGRSHLSTVSAVSPAHMHHSARPCAPSALKLASVASSLDRVSKVTPTSAIDSIARENHEPERLALNGLSETTVAMEVT; encoded by the exons ATGAGTAAACTCTCGTTCCGCGCGCGAGCGCTAGACGCCGCCAAACCGCTGCCGATCTACCGTAATAGAGACCTCCCGGACCTCACCGACTGCGTCTCCATCAACCGAGCGGTACCGCAAATGCCAACCGGGATGGAAAAGGAAGAGGAGACG GAACACCATCTCCAGAGGGCCATCTCCGCCCAGCAGGTGTTCAGGGAGAAGAAGGAGAGCATGGTCATCCCTGTGCCCGAGGCCGAAAGTAACGTCACGTACTACGACCGCCTTTATAAAGGAGAGTTCCGCGTCCCTAAACAGCTCATCTACGTCCAGC CTCTTGGTCTGGATTACGAACTGCCCGACTATGATATGGACTCAGAAGACGAGACTTTATTGAACAGACTGAACCGTAAGATGGAGCTCAAACCTGTGCAGTTTGAGACCATGATGGACCGGTTAGAGAAAGCCAGCACCAACCAG TTGGTCACTTTTCAAGAGGCCAAGCTGCTGCTAAATGAAGATGACTACCTGTTGAAGTCAGTGTATGACTACTGGGTAAGGAAGAGGAAGAATTGCCGGGGTCCGTCGCTCATCCCGCATATCAAGCAGGAGAAGAGAGACGGCTCCACCAACAGTGATGCTTACGTGGCTTTCAGGCGTCGCACGGAAAAGATGCAGACGAGAAAG AATCGCAAGAATGACGAGGCGTCTTACGAGAAGATGCTGAAGCTGAGGAGAGAGTTCAGTCGAACCATGAGCATCCTGGAGATGAtcaagaagagagagaagagtaaAAGGGAACTGCTGCATCTCACGCTGGAGGTGGTTGAGAAAAG gtaTCAGATTGAAGACTACTCTGGAGAGATCCTTAATGAAGTCACTGCCCCTCTGGCAGAGAAACCCATTTACGCCGCACCCATATCCTTACCCAATGGCAACCGGCATAAGACCGAAAGCAAAATTAAG TCACACAAATCTGGACCCAAACACATGCACCCCTTTACAGTCAAGGCCGAACCTCACTTCGACTTTGTGCATTCTTATAAGAATTACACAAAGAGGCCCAGACTGGAGGTGTTGCGCCAGCCTGGTCGGCCAGAGCGGCAGCCAATCGTCAACAAGGCAGACATTAAACAGTATGACTTCCACAGCTCAGGAGAGGAAGATTACCCACTG TCTCCAGCATCCGAGCCGGATGAAGAGAACGATCCAGACGGAATCTTTGCTTTCAGACGGAAAGCTGGCTGCAGTTACTATGCT CCGTTGACTGAGCAGAGCTGCGCTCCACACCGGCAGCAGACGGATCAGGACCAGCTTTGGCAGAGGAACTGTCTCACCGCCCTCTCGGTGCCCAGATGCTGTACCGCGGTAGCATGCAGGAGGGTGGGCAGAGGTGGCAG GGTTCTTTTGGATCGCACCTCCTCGGATCTAGACCGGACCCTCAGGCACCTGGACCCTGATGTGTTTTATCCGTCCTCTGACTCTAGAGTACCTGACCTTCCcgtccacacaaacacaaactctcATACATTCTCCACATCGAGCCCTCAGTGCTCACTAACTCAGATTCTGAGTGACATTAAGGCCTGCAGGTGGAAGTTTTTCCGCCCTCGGCCTCTGCAGGAAAACTCAAGGGGTGAGGACAAAAAAGGGACTCAACAGGTGGAGAAAAGCGGAGTGTCGCCTCTGTCTAATGGTGTGTCAG GTGGGATCACAGAAGAGCAGTTTCAGTCCCATCAGCAGCAGCTGGTTCAGATGCACAAACAGTTAAAACAACAGGAACTCCAGCTGAACTCAACAGCACCAGAACCCCGCACACACCCACCT AACACTGTCTCTTCTGACTGCATGTCTAAGACTTTGGACTCAGCCAGTGCACATTTTGCTGCGTCTGCAGTCGTCAGCACTCCCAACAATGAAAACAGACCCCAGGGTGCTAGTGTGAATGGCATCCTTCCTAATTCAGGCAA CTTTAGACAAGCCAAATTGAACCGCTCCGCACAGAGTGGAGGCCCCCAGCTGCCTGTACCTCAGTCTCTGCCCCACGGCCGCAGTCACCTGAGCACTGTGAGCGCCGTCTCTCCAGCACACATGCACCACAGCGCCCGTCCGTGTGCTCCCTCAGCCTTAAAGCTGGCCAGCGTCGCAAGCAGCCTGGACCGGGTATCAAAAGTCACCCCCACCAGTGCCATCGATAGCATTGCCAG GGAGAATCACGAACCGGAAAGGCTTGCTCTCAATGGCTTATCAGAGACCACAGTTGCCATGGAGGTCACATAA
- the itm2bb gene encoding integral membrane protein 2Bb isoform X2: MVKVSFNKALAQKDPKKDSETLISSVQDLEGAVFVRQQSKVWCWCFCLGLALVLSGVLVGGAYLYRYYVQEDEPEGVFFCGVGYFEENYDVTDEMDVNLPLRYIEENVSFLENDEVELIRVPVPEFRESDPADIVHDFKMRLTAYLDLDLDKCYIITLNISIVMPPKDFQDFLRNINAGTYLPQSYLVHEEMMITEKLESTSELGFSINKLCKDKDVYRLQRRDTILGMQKREALNCRKIRHFENKFVVETMICEP; this comes from the exons ATGGTCAAAGTATCTTTTAATAAGGCGCTCGCCCAGAAGGATCCAAAAAAGGACAGTGAAACTCTCATTTCAAGTGTTCAG GATCTGGAGGGGGCTGTGTTTGTGCGTCAGCAGTCTAAGGTGTGGTGCTGGTGCTTCTGTCTGGGATTGGCTCTTGTGCTCTCAGGTGTACTGGTGGGCGGAGCTTACCTGTATAGGTACTATGTGCAGGAG GATGAACCGGAGGGTGTGTTTTTCTGTGGGGTGGGATACTTTGAGGAAAACTATGATGTGACAGATGAGATGGATGTGAATCTACCGCTGAGGTATATTGAGGAGAACGTGAGCTTTCTGGAGAACGATGAGGTGGAGCTCATTAGAGTACCGGTGCCGGAGTTCAGAGAAAGCGACCCGGCTGATATCGTGCATGACTTTAAAATG AGGCTGACTGCTTATCTGGATCTGGATTTGGACAAGTGCTACATCATTACTCTCAACATCTCTATCGTCATGCCACCCAAGGACTTTCAAGATTTTCTGAGAAATATCAAT gCAGGAACCTATCTTCCTCAGTCATACCTGGTGCATGAAGAGATGATGATTACAGAGAAGCTGGAAAGCACCAGTGAGCTGGGTTTTTCCATCAATAAACTGTGCAAAGACAAAGACGTGTACAGACTGCAGCGCAGAGACACAATACTGG GCATGCAGAAGCGCGAGGCCCTGAACTGCCGCAAGATTCGCCACTTTGAAAACAAGTTTGTTGTGGAGACCATGATCTGTGAACCTTGA